One genomic segment of Rhizobium gallicum bv. gallicum R602sp includes these proteins:
- a CDS encoding fumarylacetoacetate hydrolase family protein, protein MKLMRVGEPGREKPALLDSDGKIRDLSAHVSDVAGEAISPAGLAKIAALDAKSLPELAPGRIGACVAGTGKFICIGLNFSDHAAETGATVPPEPIIFMKATSAIVGPNDNVVIPRGSEKTDWEVELGVVIGKTAKYVTEAEALDYVAGYCVSNDVSERAFQTERSGQWTKGKSCDTFGPIGPWLVTKDEIADPQNLGMWLKVNGQTMQNGSSRTMVYGVAYLVSYLSQFMSLQPGDVISTGTPPGVGMGLKPPRYLKAGDVVELGIEGLGTQKQTFVADR, encoded by the coding sequence ATGAAGCTGATGCGCGTTGGCGAACCAGGTCGTGAAAAACCGGCGCTACTCGATTCCGATGGCAAGATCCGCGACCTTTCGGCGCATGTTTCCGACGTCGCTGGCGAGGCGATTTCGCCGGCCGGCCTGGCAAAAATCGCAGCGCTCGACGCGAAAAGCCTTCCGGAATTGGCTCCGGGCCGCATCGGTGCCTGTGTTGCAGGCACGGGCAAATTCATCTGTATTGGCCTGAATTTCTCTGATCACGCTGCCGAAACTGGCGCAACAGTTCCGCCGGAACCGATCATTTTCATGAAGGCCACCTCCGCGATCGTCGGTCCCAACGATAACGTCGTCATCCCGCGTGGTTCCGAAAAGACTGATTGGGAGGTCGAACTCGGCGTTGTGATCGGAAAGACCGCAAAATATGTCACCGAGGCCGAAGCGCTGGACTACGTTGCCGGCTATTGCGTCTCCAATGATGTCTCGGAGCGCGCATTCCAGACGGAACGCTCCGGGCAGTGGACGAAGGGCAAATCCTGCGACACCTTTGGCCCAATTGGCCCCTGGCTCGTTACCAAGGACGAGATCGCCGATCCGCAGAATCTCGGCATGTGGCTGAAGGTCAACGGCCAGACGATGCAGAACGGCTCGTCGAGGACGATGGTCTACGGGGTCGCTTATCTGGTCTCTTATCTCAGCCAGTTCATGTCGTTGCAGCCTGGCGATGTCATTTCCACCGGTACGCCGCCGGGCGTGGGCATGGGTTTGAAACCGCCGCGTTACCTCAAGGCTGGCGATGTCGTCGAACTCGGAATCGAAGGCCTCGGCACGCAGAAGCAGACCTTTGTCGCGGATCGCTGA
- a CDS encoding polyhydroxyalkanoate depolymerase encodes MFYQLYELNHAAMAPFRAAADAMRLVYANPLNPFSQTPFGRTIAASLEMFERTTRRYGKPEFGLKETVVGDSKVAVREEIVWSRAFCNLLHFARNTPSGHRDPRILIVAPMSGHYATLLRGTVEALLPSADIYITDWVDARMVPMTEGTFDFDDYVDYVIEMLHFLGPDTHVIAVCQPSVPVLAAAAVMEEANDPLSPSSMTLMGGPIDTRINPTAVNKLAEERPLTWFAENVIMNVPWPQPGFMRPVYPGFLQLSGFMSMNLDRHVVAHKEFFMHLVKNDGEPEKHRDFYDEYLAVMDLTAEFYLQTVDQVFMKHSLPKGELIHRGKRVDPAAIRNVALLTVEGENDDISGVGQTKAAQTICVNIPDDMRMHYLQPDVGHYGVFNGSRFRREIAPRIVNFVREHSRSGKLSVKRVIRGGKSA; translated from the coding sequence ATGTTTTATCAGCTTTATGAATTGAACCATGCAGCGATGGCGCCGTTCCGCGCTGCCGCTGATGCGATGAGGCTTGTTTATGCCAATCCGCTTAATCCTTTTTCGCAGACGCCGTTTGGCCGCACGATCGCCGCAAGTCTCGAGATGTTCGAGCGGACGACGCGCCGCTACGGCAAGCCGGAGTTCGGATTGAAGGAAACGGTCGTCGGCGACAGCAAGGTGGCAGTGCGTGAAGAGATCGTCTGGTCGCGTGCTTTCTGCAATCTTTTGCATTTTGCGCGCAACACGCCTTCCGGCCACCGTGATCCCCGAATCTTAATCGTTGCACCGATGTCCGGTCACTATGCAACGCTGCTTCGCGGTACGGTCGAAGCGCTGCTTCCGAGCGCCGATATCTACATCACCGACTGGGTCGATGCCCGCATGGTGCCGATGACGGAGGGAACCTTCGATTTCGATGACTATGTTGATTATGTCATCGAGATGCTGCATTTTCTCGGCCCCGATACGCACGTCATTGCCGTATGTCAGCCCTCCGTGCCTGTGCTGGCCGCCGCCGCCGTCATGGAAGAGGCAAACGACCCGTTGTCACCGTCGTCAATGACACTGATGGGCGGACCGATCGATACTCGCATCAATCCGACAGCGGTCAATAAACTCGCAGAAGAGAGACCGCTGACGTGGTTTGCCGAAAACGTCATCATGAATGTGCCATGGCCACAACCAGGCTTCATGCGGCCGGTTTATCCGGGTTTCCTGCAACTCTCGGGTTTCATGTCGATGAACCTCGACCGGCACGTGGTCGCACACAAGGAGTTCTTCATGCATCTCGTGAAGAACGACGGTGAGCCTGAAAAGCACCGCGATTTCTACGACGAGTATCTTGCCGTGATGGACCTGACCGCGGAATTCTACCTGCAAACGGTCGATCAGGTGTTCATGAAGCACTCCCTGCCGAAGGGCGAGTTGATTCATCGTGGCAAGCGCGTCGATCCGGCCGCAATCCGCAATGTCGCGCTGCTGACAGTGGAAGGCGAGAACGACGACATCTCCGGTGTGGGCCAGACGAAGGCGGCGCAGACGATCTGTGTCAACATCCCCGACGACATGCGCATGCACTACCTTCAGCCCGACGTGGGCCACTACGGCGTCTTCAACGGATCACGCTTCCGCCGCGAGATCGCGCCGCGTATCGTCAACTTCGTCCGCGAGCACTCTCGTTCTGGAAAACTCAGCGTCAAGCGCGTCATCAGGGGCGGCAAATCCGCCTGA
- a CDS encoding DUF2852 domain-containing protein translates to MNQSALLRPDWTPATVALMVLGFVVFWPLGLAMLAYIIFGERLRGFKREANNATDGFFAGCRRSHGRYRPHFSTGNVAFDDWRKAELDRLEEERRKLDEMREEFDTYMRELRRAKDQDEFDRFMRDRKNAKRDDNGPVAEFQTP, encoded by the coding sequence ATGAACCAGTCAGCATTGCTTCGCCCGGATTGGACTCCGGCTACCGTTGCGTTGATGGTGCTCGGCTTCGTGGTCTTCTGGCCTCTGGGCCTGGCCATGCTTGCCTATATCATCTTCGGCGAGCGGCTTCGCGGTTTCAAGCGCGAAGCGAACAACGCGACTGACGGCTTTTTTGCCGGCTGCCGCCGTTCGCATGGCCGCTACCGCCCGCATTTTTCGACCGGCAACGTCGCCTTTGACGATTGGCGGAAGGCCGAGCTTGACCGCCTCGAGGAAGAGCGCCGTAAGCTCGATGAAATGCGCGAGGAATTCGATACCTACATGCGCGAGCTTCGTCGCGCCAAGGATCAGGACGAATTCGACCGTTTCATGCGCGACCGAAAGAATGCAAAGCGCGATGACAATGGCCCGGTTGCCGAATTTCAGACGCCTTAA
- a CDS encoding M48 family metallopeptidase produces MFPLLSKSQRTAARKPAPPETRTLDVAGRLMPLTIKQHDRATRITLRIEPGGRALKMTVPKGLAQREVNAFLDRHQGWLLTKLAKFSVDNTLHDGGEILLRGIKHRIEHTGSLRGLTEAVMVGDRHVLKVSGLPEHLGRRIATFLKKEARSDLVRLAHFHARSIKAPIKSISMKDTRSRWGSCSSEGNLSFSWRVVMAPASVIDYLAAHEVAHLREMNHGPHFWALCQKLCPHMEDAKTWLKRYGSQLHAIDFD; encoded by the coding sequence ATGTTTCCGCTCCTTTCCAAGTCGCAACGGACTGCTGCACGAAAACCTGCCCCGCCCGAAACGCGGACGCTGGACGTCGCAGGCAGGCTGATGCCGCTCACGATCAAGCAGCATGATCGCGCAACCCGTATTACGCTGCGCATCGAGCCCGGCGGCAGAGCGCTGAAAATGACGGTTCCGAAGGGCCTTGCGCAGCGCGAGGTCAACGCCTTCCTCGACCGTCATCAGGGATGGCTGTTGACGAAACTGGCAAAGTTCTCCGTCGACAATACCCTTCACGATGGCGGCGAGATCCTTTTGCGCGGCATCAAGCACCGGATCGAACATACCGGCAGTCTGCGCGGCCTCACCGAGGCAGTCATGGTTGGCGACCGGCATGTGCTGAAGGTCAGCGGCCTACCGGAACATCTTGGCCGCCGGATCGCAACCTTTCTTAAGAAGGAGGCGCGCTCTGACCTCGTGCGGCTCGCGCACTTCCACGCACGTTCGATCAAGGCGCCGATCAAGTCGATTTCCATGAAAGACACGCGCAGCCGTTGGGGCTCATGCTCGTCGGAGGGAAATTTGAGCTTTTCCTGGCGCGTCGTCATGGCGCCGGCCTCGGTGATCGATTATCTAGCGGCCCACGAAGTGGCGCATCTCAGAGAAATGAATCACGGCCCGCATTTCTGGGCGCTTTGCCAAAAGCTCTGCCCGCATATGGAAGATGCGAAAACCTGGCTGAAACGCTACGGAAGCCAGCTTCACGCAATCGACTTTGATTGA
- a CDS encoding phosphoribosylanthranilate isomerase, producing MKPDIKICGLKSAEAIERAVYRGANHIGFIFFERSPRYIEPDVAGKLADAVRGKAKIVAVTVDPTNDELDEIVALLKPDMIQLHGNESPERVLTIKAVYGLAIMKVFSVRSADDLKRVEAYIGIADRFLFDAKPPKGSELPGGNGVSFDWSLLGQLDDSVDYMLSGGLNKDNIAEALTITKAPGIDVSSGVESAPGVKSVAMIDDFFDAVEKACEPETVSGS from the coding sequence ATGAAACCCGATATCAAAATCTGCGGCCTGAAGAGCGCTGAAGCGATCGAGCGCGCGGTGTATCGCGGCGCGAACCATATCGGTTTTATCTTCTTCGAAAGAAGTCCTCGTTATATCGAGCCGGACGTTGCCGGAAAGCTTGCCGATGCTGTCCGCGGCAAAGCCAAGATCGTCGCCGTCACCGTCGATCCGACGAATGATGAACTCGATGAAATCGTAGCGCTTTTGAAGCCGGACATGATCCAACTTCACGGCAACGAGAGCCCGGAACGCGTCTTGACGATAAAGGCCGTCTACGGTCTCGCGATCATGAAGGTATTCTCTGTTCGCAGCGCCGATGATCTGAAGCGGGTTGAGGCTTATATTGGGATAGCCGACCGGTTTCTCTTCGACGCCAAGCCGCCGAAGGGGTCCGAATTGCCGGGCGGCAACGGGGTTTCCTTCGATTGGAGCCTGCTCGGCCAGCTTGACGATAGCGTGGATTACATGCTTTCCGGTGGGCTGAACAAGGACAACATCGCCGAGGCGCTGACGATCACCAAGGCGCCGGGCATCGACGTATCCTCCGGCGTCGAAAGTGCACCCGGCGTGAAGAGCGTTGCCATGATCGATGATTTTTTCGATGCGGTCGAGAAGGCTTGCGAGCCTGAAACGGTCTCAGGGAGTTGA
- the trpB gene encoding tryptophan synthase subunit beta codes for MNQTLKPNSFRSGPDEDGRFGIYGGRFVAETLMPLILDLQEEWNKAKDDQEFQAELKHLGRHYIGRPSPLYFAERLTAELGGAKIYFKREELNHTGSHKINNCIGQILLAKRMGKTRIIAETGAGQHGVASATVAARFGLPCVVYMGATDVERQAPNVFRMKLLGAEVKPVTAGHGTLKDAMNEALRDWVTNVDDTYYLIGTAAGPHPYPEMVRDFQAVIGAEAKEQMMEAEGRLPDLVIAAVGGGSNAIGIFHPFLDDEGVKIVGVEAGGKGLQGDEHCASITAGSPGVLHGNRTYLLQDGDGQIKEGHSISAGLDYPGIGPEHSYLNDIGRVEYVPIMDHEALDAFQTLTRLEGIIPALEPSHALAEVIKRAPRMGKDEIILMNLSGRGDKDIFTVGKILGMGV; via the coding sequence GTGAACCAGACGCTAAAACCGAATTCCTTCCGTTCCGGTCCCGATGAGGATGGCCGTTTTGGCATCTATGGCGGCCGTTTCGTTGCCGAAACGCTGATGCCGCTGATCCTCGATCTACAGGAGGAATGGAACAAGGCGAAGGACGATCAGGAATTCCAGGCGGAACTGAAACATCTTGGCAGACACTACATCGGCCGTCCGAGTCCGCTTTATTTTGCTGAGCGCCTGACTGCCGAGCTTGGCGGCGCGAAGATCTATTTCAAGCGGGAAGAGCTGAACCACACGGGTTCGCACAAGATCAACAACTGCATCGGCCAGATCCTGCTTGCCAAGCGCATGGGCAAAACGCGCATCATCGCTGAAACTGGTGCGGGCCAGCATGGGGTTGCCTCTGCAACGGTCGCCGCCCGCTTTGGCCTTCCCTGCGTCGTCTATATGGGCGCGACGGATGTCGAGCGCCAGGCGCCGAACGTTTTCCGCATGAAGCTGCTTGGCGCCGAGGTGAAGCCGGTGACAGCAGGTCACGGCACGCTGAAGGATGCGATGAACGAAGCCCTGCGCGACTGGGTCACCAATGTCGATGACACCTACTATCTGATCGGCACCGCAGCCGGGCCGCATCCCTATCCGGAAATGGTTCGCGATTTCCAGGCGGTCATCGGCGCGGAAGCCAAGGAGCAGATGATGGAGGCCGAAGGACGTCTGCCGGATCTTGTCATCGCTGCGGTTGGCGGCGGTTCGAATGCAATCGGCATCTTCCATCCGTTCCTGGATGACGAAGGCGTAAAGATCGTCGGCGTCGAAGCCGGCGGCAAGGGTTTGCAAGGCGATGAGCACTGCGCTTCAATCACGGCCGGCTCGCCGGGTGTCCTTCACGGCAATCGCACGTATCTGCTCCAGGACGGTGATGGTCAGATCAAGGAGGGCCACTCGATTTCGGCCGGCCTCGATTATCCCGGCATCGGCCCCGAGCATTCCTATCTGAACGATATTGGCCGCGTCGAATACGTGCCGATCATGGATCACGAGGCGCTCGATGCCTTCCAGACGCTGACCCGCCTCGAGGGTATCATTCCGGCGCTTGAGCCGTCGCATGCGCTGGCCGAAGTCATCAAGCGCGCGCCGAGAATGGGCAAGGACGAGATCATCCTGATGAACCTCTCCGGCCGCGGCGACAAGGACATCTTCACCGTCGGCAAGATTCTGGGAATGGGTGTGTAA
- the trpA gene encoding tryptophan synthase subunit alpha: MTARMDKRFADLKAEGRPALVTYFMGGDPDYETSLGIMKALPEAGSDVIELGMPFSDPMADGPAIQMAGQRALKGGQTLKKTLQLAADFRKGDNATPIVMMGYYNPIYIYGVEKFLDDALASGIDGLIVVDLPPEMDDELCIPAIRKGINFIRLATPTTDDKRLPTVLKNTSGFVYYVSMNGITGSVLPDPSLVSGAVKRIKQHTNLPVCVGFGVKTADHAKVIGSSADGVVVGTAIVNQVAMSLSSDGKATADTVQAVATLVRGLSSGTRSARLVAAE; this comes from the coding sequence ATGACCGCACGTATGGATAAACGCTTTGCCGATCTGAAGGCTGAAGGCCGTCCGGCGCTCGTGACCTATTTCATGGGCGGCGACCCGGACTACGAGACCTCGCTCGGCATCATGAAGGCGTTGCCGGAAGCCGGTTCTGATGTCATCGAACTCGGCATGCCGTTCTCCGATCCGATGGCCGATGGCCCGGCAATCCAGATGGCTGGCCAGCGCGCGCTAAAGGGCGGACAGACGCTTAAGAAGACGCTGCAGCTGGCAGCCGATTTCCGTAAGGGTGACAACGCGACGCCGATCGTGATGATGGGCTATTACAATCCCATCTATATCTACGGGGTCGAGAAGTTCCTGGACGATGCGCTCGCATCAGGCATCGATGGCTTGATCGTCGTCGATCTTCCGCCGGAAATGGATGACGAGCTTTGCATTCCAGCAATCAGGAAGGGCATCAATTTCATCCGTCTGGCAACGCCGACGACCGATGACAAGCGCCTTCCGACGGTACTGAAGAACACGTCTGGCTTTGTCTACTACGTTTCGATGAACGGCATCACCGGTTCGGTCCTGCCTGATCCATCGCTGGTCTCCGGGGCCGTGAAGCGCATCAAGCAGCATACCAATCTGCCCGTTTGCGTCGGTTTCGGCGTCAAGACTGCCGATCACGCCAAGGTCATCGGCAGCTCCGCCGATGGCGTCGTGGTTGGTACGGCCATCGTCAATCAGGTGGCGATGAGCCTGAGCAGCGACGGAAAGGCCACAGCAGATACAGTCCAGGCCGTGGCCACCCTCGTCCGTGGTCTTTCATCCGGAACGCGTTCGGCGCGCCTTGTTGCTGCCGAATAG
- the accD gene encoding acetyl-CoA carboxylase, carboxyltransferase subunit beta, which yields MNWITNYVRPRINSMLGRREVPENLWIKCPETGEMVFHKDLEDNKWVIPASGYHMKMPAKARLADLFDNGEYESLPQPKVAQDPLKFRDSKKYTDRLKDSRLKTEQEDTILAGVGKVRGLKLVAVVHEFNFMGGSLGIAAGEAIVRAFERAISEKCPLVMFPASGGARMQEGILSLMQLPRTTVAVDMLKEAGQPYVVVLTNPTTGGVTASYAMLGDLHLAEPGAEICFAGKRVIEQTIREKLPEGFQTSEYLLEHGMVDMVVKRHDIPETLARVLSILTRKPANSLAVNGGTIAIAASA from the coding sequence TTGAACTGGATCACCAACTACGTTCGCCCGCGCATCAATTCCATGCTGGGCCGTCGTGAAGTGCCGGAGAACCTCTGGATCAAGTGCCCGGAAACGGGCGAGATGGTCTTCCACAAGGATTTGGAAGACAACAAGTGGGTCATTCCGGCCTCGGGCTATCACATGAAGATGCCGGCAAAGGCGCGCCTTGCCGACCTTTTCGACAACGGTGAATACGAGTCGCTGCCGCAGCCGAAGGTCGCGCAGGATCCGCTGAAATTCCGTGATTCCAAGAAATACACGGATCGCCTGAAAGACAGCCGCCTCAAGACAGAACAGGAAGACACGATCCTCGCTGGCGTTGGCAAGGTTCGCGGGCTGAAACTCGTCGCCGTCGTGCACGAGTTCAACTTCATGGGAGGTTCGCTCGGTATTGCTGCCGGTGAGGCGATCGTCAGAGCCTTCGAGCGTGCGATTTCCGAAAAGTGCCCGCTCGTCATGTTCCCGGCTTCCGGCGGCGCGCGCATGCAGGAAGGCATCCTTTCGCTGATGCAACTGCCGCGCACCACCGTTGCCGTTGATATGCTCAAGGAAGCTGGCCAGCCCTATGTCGTCGTTCTCACTAACCCGACCACGGGCGGCGTAACGGCTTCCTACGCTATGCTGGGTGATCTGCATTTGGCAGAGCCGGGCGCTGAAATCTGCTTCGCCGGCAAGCGCGTCATCGAGCAGACGATCCGCGAGAAGCTGCCGGAAGGTTTCCAGACCTCGGAATACCTTCTCGAGCACGGCATGGTCGACATGGTCGTCAAACGGCACGATATTCCGGAAACGCTTGCGCGGGTCCTGAGCATCCTGACCCGCAAGCCCGCCAACTCGCTTGCGGTGAATGGCGGCACGATCGCAATCGCAGCGAGCGCCTGA